Part of the Onthophagus taurus isolate NC unplaced genomic scaffold, IU_Otau_3.0 ScKx7SY_14, whole genome shotgun sequence genome, gtttacaagactttattaacaatcgaacattacaaatacattattattattattctttacaattttttttaaattaaattcatttattcgcattcaatctttttatcaacCAATGACCCCACGCCAAAGTATTACATCCGTTCGGTAATATGTATCGTTTATCATCGCACGATGAAAtagcaattttattctttaattcggTATACATAGTATGAAATTCTgacttaaaaatgtacatttttttatgaaccgATCCGCCACATTCAACCACACGTTTATAATCGGTCACGCTTAAAtgtttatctataacatatttCTTTACTCCTTTAGccttttttacattatcattCAACAAGGTGATGCAGTACGCCTTAGCTCCTGTTCCAACAAATGACGTTATGCACCTGTTTGGATATTCATCTTTCATTCTTCCCAACACAGATCGACCGCGAGGTATATTGTGTATATTCTCTAACGGATAATTGGACGtgtcaaaaaattcaatattttcttttatatcctcaTATACATTGGGAGTAGTAATTTCTAGGATTAGGGAATCAGTATCGGTGTATAAAAGTGTTatgttatttccatatttaacttttaagtaaTCATAGAAGAAGCTGTACATTACGGTTTTCGAAAGCTCTAATATACTGAAACCCACATACAGCGGTTTGCAATAACGAACTTCCGCGACGTTCAATTGAACGGCTATCAAATTAtcgcaaaatattttcgaagatttaaaatttggtttagctATTAGGGCTTCCACGCCCGGTTTCTTATGACGACATTCCCAGTGGGTAACTAGTCTTATATCCACTCgcttttccacattttccatTGTCTTACCGTATACGATGTTATTCATtgctttgtaatgatttttttcaaattcattcttaGCTTTCGCACGTTTATCGGAATTGAAATCGATGTAGCTCCGCATCCAGttggattgtttaaattctaataCTCTGTAAATCTTCGTTAGTTTCAATCCGAACTTGATACACTGCTTTAGATTCACGTAATGAatgatgtattttgttttattttccaaatttgctattaactttgcattttttgaacCTGGGGGTACAATCCGTTCTGGACAAAATGGCAAATCGTTGTGTTCATCATGTATTGCTTCCGGATACTCTAAATCTACCTCGAACACGTAACCCTTTTCGGAATCGTCT contains:
- the LOC139432305 gene encoding uncharacterized protein; translation: MLPLPPIDRLIHEMQDICHICSHKIKEGNKVCDHDHLTGLYRGPAHAVCNINYQLPKFIPIFFHNLSNYDCHMFVKDMALKEEDVDVIAQNKEKYISFSKKIIVGENIDSKGKLRRVHMKLRFVDSFRFMALSLEKLGSFLEDNQCVQIRKYFRNEEQFRLIRQKGVFPYSFVDSFEKLNLTALPDRSSFYNTLCDDSITEENYCRAQTVWNLFNCRTLGEYSDIYLTSDVLLLADVFENFRTISMKYYSLDPCHYFTAPGFGWDALLRMTGVKLELLTDIDMLHFFKNGIRGGLSMCTKRSAKANNKLMMEFDETKDPSYILYLDATNLYGHAMRRKLPTGGFRWLSGEEIQKLDIYNTEDDSEKGYVFEVDLEYPEAIHDEHNDLPFCPERIVPPGSKNAKLIANLENKTKYIIHYVNLKQCIKFGLKLTKIYRVLEFKQSNWMRSYIDFNSDKRAKAKNEFEKNHYKAMNNIVYGKTMENVEKRVDIRLVTHWECRHKKPGVEALIAKPNFKSSKIFCDNLIAVQLNVAEVRYCKPLYVGFSILELSKTVMYSFFYDYLKVKYGNNITLLYTDTDSLILEITTPNVYEDIKENIEFFDTSNYPLENIHNIPRGRSVLGRMKDEYPNRCITSFVGTGAKAYCITLLNDNVKKAKGVKKYVIDKHLSVTDYKRVVECGGSVHKKMYIFKSEFHTMYTELKNKIAISSCDDKRYILPNGCNTLAWGHWLIKRLNANK